A window of bacterium genomic DNA:
CGCTCTTGCGCCTACCACCATCTCAAGATACCAGAACCAAAATCTCTGTCAAGTCAGCTCTACTGAGCCAAGATAAAGTGCCGCTATCAGTCCACGTTGAGACAATGTGGAAAACGGACAATGCTCCCAACATCCCTCTTGCTGTCATTGCGAGGAAGTCCCCGATCGAAGCAATCCCGGTCATATCGGCACAAGGTGAAAGCCGGGTACGCTCAATGGCCGGGGTTGCCACGCCTCGCGGACTCGGCTCGCAATGACACACTTTCGCAGAGATCCATCATTTCTGCTAGGATTTTCTCATGGTGTAGGAGCACTCGATCATGTTTTTCGTCTGCTATTGAGACGTCGGCCGGCCTGGTATCGAGACGATGCCAGACCTCCTTACTCGGTCATGCTCGCGCGCAGCCGCGCGGCGCGACACTCATTCGTCGGCCTGGTAGCCAAGTGGGAAGGCAGGGGTCTGCAAAACCCCTATTCATGGGTTCGATTCCCATCCAGGCCTTATGTGTAACATTCTCACGCGTTCTGACGACTGTTTTATCCCCTCCCTCTCCGCGTACTCGGGGGGTGGGTGGGCTAGGGAGGGTGGGGTGGCACGCATGCGCTCGATTGCATACGAAACGAGAGTGTAGAAAAACTATTTTGAGACCGTAGCAATACTCATTCGATCGTCATTTCGACCGAGCGAGTACACGAGCGAGCGGAGAAATCTCGCTCAATTGAGCGTACGAGATCTCTCGACTCCGCTTCGCTCCGCTCGAGATGACGCGTAGTGGTGAGTTTCTCTACACTCTCAAAACCCCTCCCCCTCCAGCTCCCCCTCCCCATGCGACCATGGAGAGGGGGAGAGACAGAGACCCATTACATGGACCATCGAACATCCAGACCAAGACGGCCATACTCGCCCGGGGACTGGCGCAACGAACCCAAGCGCGATAGCGCACGCGCCCGACGGAACGCCCGCCGTGCGCGGAGCATCGTGCGCGTGCTCGCGGTGCTCGCGGTTGCGGGCACGCTGTCCGGCGCACTCCTCCTCGCCGTGCTCTTTGCGTGGGCGTCCCGCGATTTGCCGGACCCCACGCGACTCATTGAGCGCGCCGTCCCGCAGTCCACAAAAATATACGATCGCACGGGTGAGGAGCTCCTCTTTGAGATTCACGGTGAGGAGAAGCGCACATGGCGCTCGCTCGATGAAATCTCCGACACCGCGGAGTGGGCGACGGTCGCCATCGAGGACCGTGCGTTCTACGCGCATGGCGGGTTCCGTCCCACCTCGCTCATTCGTGCAGTACTCGCGAACATTCGTGGCGGCGGCAAGGTGCAGGGTGCATCAACCATCACCCAGCAGCTCGTGAAGAACGCCATTCTCACGCCCGAGAAAACGTACCGCCGCAAACTTCGCGAGCTCCTCATCGCGTATCAGATCGAACAGCAGTTCACGAAGGACGAGATCCTCACGCTCTACCTCAACGAGATCCCGTACGGATCGAGCGCGTACGGCATCGAGTCCGCGGCACAAACCTACTTTGGCAAGTCCGCTGCGGAGCTCGACCTTGCTGCATCCGCACTCCTCGCCGCGCTCCCGAAAGCACCGACACGGTACTCGCCATACGGGAGCCATACCGACGAACTCGTTGATCGGTCGTACTTCATTCTCGACCGCATGGTGGGGTACGGGTACATCACGGAGGAGGAAGCCGCTGCGGCCAAAACGGTGGACATTCTCGCGCGCGTCCAAACCCGCCGTGATCCCATCATCGCGCCGCACTTCGTCATGTACGTCCGCGAGCTCCTCACCGAGCAGTTCGGCGCGCGCATGGTGGAGCAGGGTGGCCTTCGTGTGACGACGACGCTCGACCTCGACATGTTCAAGGATGCCGAGGCCGCCATCACCGCGCGTGTCGCGCGCAACGAGCAGGCCTACGGCGCGGAGAATGCCGCGCTCGTCGCGATGGATCCAAACAACGGCCACATTCTCGCGATGGTCGGCTCGCGCGATTTCTTCGATGAGGAGATTGATGGTCAGGTGAACGTGGCGCTCCGCCCGCGCCAGCCGGGATCATCGTTCAAGCCCATCGTGTACGTGACAGCATTCACGGAGGGCTACACGCCGGACACACTCCTCGCCGATGTCGCGACGACGTTCCCATCGTCCGTGGGCGACTACAAACCGCACAACTACGACGGCGGCGAGCACGGATTTGTGACACTCCGCACCGCGCTCGCGGGATCGCTGAACATCCCCGCAGTGAAGCTCCTCGAACTCACCGGCATTGATACCGTCCTCGACCAGGCGGAGCGCCTGGGCTACTCGACACTCGCGGACCGCTCCCGTTTTGGCCTCTCGCTCGTGCTCGGTGGTGGCGAGGTACTGCTCCTGGAACACGTCGCGGCGTACGCGGCACTCGCGGCGGACGGCGTGCGACACGAGCCGGTGGCGATCCTCACCGTGGAAGGCGCGAACGGCGAGACGCTCGCCGCGTGGGAGGGGGATGACGGCGAACGCGTGCTCCCCGAGCAAACGGTGCGCCTCCTCCAGTCCATCATGAGCGACAACAGCGCGCGGGCATTCATCTTTGGCGAGCGCTCACCGCTCGCGTTCACGGACCGCGAGGTCGCGGCAAAAACCGGCACGACGAACGACTTCCGCGATGCGTGGGCGATGGGTTTCACGCCATCGCTCGCGTGGGGGGTCTGGACCGGCAACAACGACAACACGGCGATGCACGGCAGTGCGGACGGCGTGAACGTCGCGGGCCCGATCTGGCGCGCGTTCGCCGACGCGGTGCTGCCCGGGCTCCCGAAAGAAGCATTCACGAAACCCGAGCCAGAGCAGGTGGACAAGCCCGTTCTCCGCGGCGAGCTTCCAAGCATCGAGCGCGTGATGGTGGATCGCACAACCGGCAAGCGCGCCACTCCCGAGACACCGCCGGAGCTCATCGAGGAACGGACGTTCCAGGACCTCCACACCATCCTCCGCGACATTCGCCGTGACGACCCGCGCGGTCCGGCGCCGGAGCATCCGAATGATGATCCCATGTACGAGCCGTGGGAGGCCGGTATCGCGGCGTGGGCGCAGCGCGAAGGCATCACGCTCGGTACGGCACCGAGCGAGGTGGATGATCTCCACACGGAGGCAAACCGCCCGCAGCTCACCGTGCAGGAGCCGATGTCCGGCGCTATCGTCCCGGGCCGCACCGTCATCGTCGTCGGGACCGTGAACGCGCCGCGCGGCGTGACGCAGATGACCGTTGCCATTGACGGCATCCAAGCCGCGCTCTTCGCACCGGACGGTGGAGTATTCCGCCAGACCGTGCGCCTGCCTGCGGTGACCGACCGCGGACGGCACGACCTCACCATCAGCGCGTTTGACGACGCGGGGAATCGTGGCGCGGTAGTCGTACCCATTGACGTGACGTCCGATCGCGAGCCCATCGCGCTCACCTGGAGCACACCCGCGGCACACGCGGTCGTCGCCGCACACGACTTCCCCATGACGCTCGAGCTCACCGCGGGCACCACCGTTGGCGCGAACCGCGTGGAGATCCTCGTGAACGATGTCATCCTCACGAGCGTGCGCCCGCCTGCGAGCGGGACGATCCGCGTCCTCTGGCCCTCCGCACCGGCATCCGGCACCGTTTCGCTCCGCGCACGACTCTACGCGGTGAACGACGCGCTCCTCGCCGAGAGCGATGCGCGAACGATCACCGTCGAGTAGCACGCACCACCAAGCGAAGACCCACCGCAATGCGGTGGGTCTCGTGCGTATCAGGTGGTGCGACGACTGCGCGTGCGGAGGGCGTTGAGGAACGCGAGCGCATGGGTGGCTTCCTCGTGCGCGAGGCGGTTCGCCGTCTTCGCTTGCACAACGCGATGAGCGACTGCGTCATCGAGAGATGTGAACTTGATGCTAGCCAGCTGACCCGCCACGTCGGTGTGATGGGCGTCCATTACGACGAGGAGCCGGCGTACTTTCTCGACGAGGTCATACTCGTCTCCTCCATCCTCACCGGGTACATCGCCAGGCATCTCAGCGAGCAACGCGGTGGTTGCATCGAGGAATTCCGCAGACCTCTCCACTGCCTCTCGCAGCAACTCCCGAATACTCGCGAAGCGTGCGCTGAGCTCCTCTGCCGTTCCCTTCCGATCCTCTACCATGCTGCCTCCTACTCCGAATGGTGAATGTCCTACTCGCAAAAACAGCGACATCAACAGTACCGTCCTCGACCGATGGTGTCACACTACCGAGGCGGCCCGTCTGTGGGATCCGCGTCGTCCGATGATCCGGGTGCGGGCCACTCGATGATCGCATCGAGCTTGCTCAAGAGTGCGGCCATGGATTCGGGGTAGTTGAGCACGCTCGGGTGACTGGCCAACTGCTGGCGGAAATCACGCAGGTCTTCAATCACCGCTGCCATCTGTACGGACACTATCCGGTGGCGCTGCGGCAGTCGAAGACCGAACTCGTCCAGCATGGCCAAGGAGTGCGCGTACAGCTGGTGTGCTTGGTCGTGAAACCGCTGTACGATGGCAATGATACGCTCGCGGCGCTCCGGCGATGCCGCTGCGAGCTCCTCCGCTGCCGTGGGCTCTTCCGGTGCGGCGACTGCTTCCTCATCCTCCACATCGTCCTCAACGATGTGGTAGCGGATGTCGTCGAGGAGCGGTGAGCCGTCGAGGTACGCGTAGACCGGGTTATGATCGTCGCTGAACGCACACGTACTCCGCACGGTACACGTGCGCGCCGCGTGCGATGCGACAGGACGGACGAGGTCATCGCGCACGGAAACGTCTGCGAGCGCATCGAACACCGCAACGATCGTGCCGCGAAACATGCACCACGATGAGCGGCTCGCTGCCTCGGTAATGAGCACTGCATCGCCGGGTTGCGGAATGCGATCATCCGACGAAACGTAGAGCACGACATTCGTTTCATGCTTGGCCATGGGTCACTCCCTTTCTGGAGGTGATGGAAAACAGCTGCGCTCACCATACCCTCCTCGCGCGCCGACGTCAAGCGCGATATGCTGGAGGCCTATGCTCGTCTTCCTCCACGGTGATGACACCTTCAGCTCCCGTGCACGGTTGCGGGAGCTGCGCGAGCGGTTCGTGCGCGAGGTGGATCCGTCGGGGATGAACCTCGTCCTCCTCGATGGCGCGCAGGTGAGCGCGGATGACGTGTGGAGCGCGGTCGCCACGCAGTCGTTCCTCGTGCGCGAGCGGATGGTCGTCGTGGAGGACATCGGTGCGGCGAAGTCCGATGCGGTACGCGATGCGGTCATGGCGCTCCTGCCCAAAATTCCCGCGGATGTCACGGTTGTCTTCTGGGAGGGCTGTAG
This region includes:
- a CDS encoding transglycosylase domain-containing protein, producing MDHRTSRPRRPYSPGDWRNEPKRDSARARRNARRARSIVRVLAVLAVAGTLSGALLLAVLFAWASRDLPDPTRLIERAVPQSTKIYDRTGEELLFEIHGEEKRTWRSLDEISDTAEWATVAIEDRAFYAHGGFRPTSLIRAVLANIRGGGKVQGASTITQQLVKNAILTPEKTYRRKLRELLIAYQIEQQFTKDEILTLYLNEIPYGSSAYGIESAAQTYFGKSAAELDLAASALLAALPKAPTRYSPYGSHTDELVDRSYFILDRMVGYGYITEEEAAAAKTVDILARVQTRRDPIIAPHFVMYVRELLTEQFGARMVEQGGLRVTTTLDLDMFKDAEAAITARVARNEQAYGAENAALVAMDPNNGHILAMVGSRDFFDEEIDGQVNVALRPRQPGSSFKPIVYVTAFTEGYTPDTLLADVATTFPSSVGDYKPHNYDGGEHGFVTLRTALAGSLNIPAVKLLELTGIDTVLDQAERLGYSTLADRSRFGLSLVLGGGEVLLLEHVAAYAALAADGVRHEPVAILTVEGANGETLAAWEGDDGERVLPEQTVRLLQSIMSDNSARAFIFGERSPLAFTDREVAAKTGTTNDFRDAWAMGFTPSLAWGVWTGNNDNTAMHGSADGVNVAGPIWRAFADAVLPGLPKEAFTKPEPEQVDKPVLRGELPSIERVMVDRTTGKRATPETPPELIEERTFQDLHTILRDIRRDDPRGPAPEHPNDDPMYEPWEAGIAAWAQREGITLGTAPSEVDDLHTEANRPQLTVQEPMSGAIVPGRTVIVVGTVNAPRGVTQMTVAIDGIQAALFAPDGGVFRQTVRLPAVTDRGRHDLTISAFDDAGNRGAVVVPIDVTSDREPIALTWSTPAAHAVVAAHDFPMTLELTAGTTVGANRVEILVNDVILTSVRPPASGTIRVLWPSAPASGTVSLRARLYAVNDALLAESDARTITVE